A window of Hirundo rustica isolate bHirRus1 chromosome 27, bHirRus1.pri.v3, whole genome shotgun sequence contains these coding sequences:
- the ATP6V0A1 gene encoding V-type proton ATPase 116 kDa subunit a 1 isoform X7, which produces MGELFRSEEMTLAQLFLQSEAAYCCVSELGELGKVQFRDLNPDVNVFHRKFVNEVRRCEEMDRKLRFVEKEIKKANIPIMDTGENPEVPFPRDMIDLEANFEKIENELKEINTNQEALKRNFLELTELKFILRKTQQFFDEAELHHQQMADPDLLEESSSLLEPSEMGRGAPLRLGFVAGVINRERIPTFERMLWRVCRGNVFLRQAEIENPLEDPVTGDYVQKSVFIIFFQGDQLKNRVKKICEGFRASLYPCPETPQERKEMASGVNTRIDDLQMVLNQTEDHRQRVLQAAAKNIRVWFIKVRKMKAIYHTLNLCNIDVTQKCLIAEVWCPVADLDSIQFALRRGTEHSGSTVPSILNRMQTNQTPPTYNKTNKFTSGFQNIVDAYGIGTYREINPAPYTIITFPFLFAVMFGDFGHGILMTLIAVWMVVRESRILSQKSDNEMFNMVFSGRYIILLMGLFSTYTGLIYNDCFSKSLNMFGSSWSVRPMFNKANWSDALLETTPLLQLDPAIPGVFGGPYPFGIDPIWNIASNKLAFLNSFKMKMSVILGIFQMLFGVALSLLNHIYFKKPLNIYLGFIPEIIFMSSLFGYLVILIFYKWTAYDAHTSKEAPSLLIHFINMFLFSYEDTSNKMLYSGQKGLQCFLVVVALLCVPWMLVAKPLVLRQQYLRRKHLEGQPEEAQGSTNAQALEAAAAATGTHNFGGIRVGNGPTEEDAEIIQHDQLSTHSEEGEEPTEDEVFDFGDTVVYQAIHTIEYCLGCISNTASYLRLWALSLAHAQLSEVLWTMVIHIGLSVRSLGGGLGLFFIFAAFATLTVAILLVMEGLSAFLHALRLHWIEFQNKFYTGTGFKFLPFSFDIIREGRFDD; this is translated from the exons ATGGGGGAGCTGTTCCGCAGCGAGGAGATGACCCTGGCCCAGCTCTTTCTGCAGTCCGAGGCCGCGTACTGCTGTGTCAGCGAGCTGGGCGAGCTGGGCAAGGTCCAGTTCCGCGAC ctgaaCCCCGACGTGAACGTGTTCCACCGTAAATTCGTCAATGAAGTGCGGAGGTGCGAGGAGATGGACCGAAAGCTAC GGTTTGTGGAGAAGGAGattaaaaaggcaaatattCCTATCATGGACACTGGTGAAAACCCGGAGGTGCCTTTTCCACGTGACATGATTGACCTGGAG GCAAACTTTGAGAAAATTGAAAATGAGCTTAAAGAAATCAACACCAACCAGGAGGCTCTGAAGAGAAACTTCTTGGAGCtgacagaattaaaatttatacTGCGTAAAACTCAGCAGTTTTTTGATGAG GCTGAATTGCATCATCAGCAGATGGCGGATCCAGACCTGTTGGAGGAATCCTCTTCACTGCTGGAGCCGAGCGAGATGGGAAGAGGTGCCCCGCTCCGACTTGG GTTCGTGGCCGGCGTGATCAACCGCGAGCGCATCCCCACGTTCGAGCGGATGCTGTGGCGCGTGTGCCGCGGGAACGTCTTCCTGCGCCAGGCCGAGATCGAGAACCCACTGGAGGACCCCGTCACG GGGGATTATGTGCAGAAGTCTGTATTTATCATCTTCTTCCAAGGTGACCAGCTGAAGAACAGAGTCAAGAAGATCTGTGAAGG GTTCCGAGCCTCCCTCTACCCCTGCCCAGAAACACCTCAGGAGCGGAAGGAAATGGCTTCTGGTGTCAATACCAGAATTGATGATCTTCAGATG GTGCTGAACCAAACTGAGGATCATCGCCAGAGGGTTTTGCAGGCAGCTGCTAAAAACATCCGTGTCTGGTTCATCAAAGTGCGGAAGATGAAGGCGATTTACCACACCCTGAACCTGTGCAACATCGACGTGACACAGAAGTGCTTGATTGCTGAAGTGTGGTGTCCTGTTGCTGACCTCGATTCCATCCAGTTTGCTCTCAGGAGAGGCACT GAGCACAGCGGATCCACTGTCCCATCTATTTTAAACAGGATGCAAACCAATCAGACCCCACCCACATACAACAAAACGAACAAGTTTACTTCTGGCTTTCAAAACATTGTTGATGCTTATGGCATTGGGACATATCGGGAAATAAATCCAG CACCCTATACCATCATCACCTTCCCGTTCCTGTTTGCTGTgatgtttggggattttggcCATGGAATCCTGATGACTCTGATTGCTGTCTGGATGGTGGTGAGGGAAAGCCGGATTCTGTCCCAGAAGAGTGACAATGAG ATGTTCAACATGGTGTTCAGTGGTCGGTACATCATCCTGCTGATGGGGCTGTTCTCCACGTACACGGGCCTCATCTACAACGACTGCTTCTCCAAATCCCTCAACATGTTCGGTTCCTCCTGGAGCGTCCGGCCGATGTTCAATAAAGCCAACTGGTC AgatgctttgctggagaccacccccctgctgcagctggatccTGCTATCCCAGGGGTGTTTGGTGGGCCCTACCCATTTGGCATTGACCCA ATCTGGAATATTGCCAGCAATAAGCTGGCCTTCCTCAATTCCTTTAAGATGAAGATGTCTGTGATTCTTGGCATTTTCCAGATGCTCTTTGGTGTCGCGTTGAGTCTCCTCAACCACAT cTATTTTAAGAAGCCACTGAACATATACCTTGGATTTAtcccagaaattattttcatgtccTCCCTCTTTGGATACCTTGTTATTCTCATCTTTTACAAGTGGACCGCCTACGATGCTCACACATCCAAGGAAGCACCGAGCCTCTTAATCCACTTTATCAACATGTTCCTGTTCTCCTATGAGGACACCAGTAATAAGATGCTTTATAGTGGGCAG AAAGGGCTCCAGTGCTTCCTCGTGGTGGTAGCCTTGCTGTGTGTGCCGTGGATGCTGGTAGCCAAACCCCTGGTCCTTCGCCAGCAGTATTTAAGGAGAAAGCACTTG GAAGGGCAGCCCGAGGAGGCCCAGGGCAGCACGAACGCGCAGGCGCTCGAGGCAGCAGCGGCTGCAACA GGCACGCACAACTTTGGTGGGATCCGGGTGGGCAATGGCCCAACGGAGGAGGATGCTGAGATCATTCAACATGACCAGTTATCTACCCATTctgaggagggggaagag CCTACAGAGGACGAGGTG TTCGACTTCGGGGACACCGTGGTGTACCAGGCCATCCACACCATCGAGTACTGCCTGGGCTGCATCTCCAACACCGCGTCCTACCTGCGGCTCTGGGCCCTCAGCTTGGCCCACGCGC AGCTCTCAGAGGTGCTCTGGACCATGGTGATCCACATTGGCCTCAGCGTGAGGAGCCTGGGGGGAGGCTTGGGCCTCTTCTTCATCTTTGCTGCTTTTGCCACGCTGACAGTGGCCATTCTGCTGGTCATGGAGGGGCTTTCGGCCTTCCTCCACGCTCTGCGCTTGCACTG GATTGAATTCCAGAACAAGTTCTACACTGGCACTGGGTTCAagtttctccctttctcctttgACATCATCCGTGAGGGGAGGTTTGATGACTGA
- the ATP6V0A1 gene encoding V-type proton ATPase 116 kDa subunit a 1 isoform X3, which produces MGELFRSEEMTLAQLFLQSEAAYCCVSELGELGKVQFRDLNPDVNVFHRKFVNEVRRCEEMDRKLRFVEKEIKKANIPIMDTGENPEVPFPRDMIDLEANFEKIENELKEINTNQEALKRNFLELTELKFILRKTQQFFDEMADPDLLEESSSLLEPSEMGRGAPLRLGFVAGVINRERIPTFERMLWRVCRGNVFLRQAEIENPLEDPVTGDYVQKSVFIIFFQGDQLKNRVKKICEGFRASLYPCPETPQERKEMASGVNTRIDDLQMVLNQTEDHRQRVLQAAAKNIRVWFIKVRKMKAIYHTLNLCNIDVTQKCLIAEVWCPVADLDSIQFALRRGTEHSGSTVPSILNRMQTNQTPPTYNKTNKFTSGFQNIVDAYGIGTYREINPAPYTIITFPFLFAVMFGDFGHGILMTLIAVWMVVRESRILSQKSDNEMFNMVFSGRYIILLMGLFSTYTGLIYNDCFSKSLNMFGSSWSVRPMFNKANWSDALLETTPLLQLDPAIPGVFGGPYPFGIDPIWNIASNKLAFLNSFKMKMSVILGIFQMLFGVALSLLNHIYFKKPLNIYLGFIPEIIFMSSLFGYLVILIFYKWTAYDAHTSKEAPSLLIHFINMFLFSYEDTSNKMLYSGQKGLQCFLVVVALLCVPWMLVAKPLVLRQQYLRRKHLGTHNFGGIRVGNGPTEEDAEIIQHDQLSTHSEEGEEPTEDEVFDFGDTVVYQAIHTIEYCLGCISNTASYLRLWALSLAHAQLSEVLWTMVIHIGLSVRSLGGGLGLFFIFAAFATLTVAILLVMEGLSAFLHALRLHWIEFQNKFYTGTGFKFLPFSFDIIREGRFDD; this is translated from the exons ATGGGGGAGCTGTTCCGCAGCGAGGAGATGACCCTGGCCCAGCTCTTTCTGCAGTCCGAGGCCGCGTACTGCTGTGTCAGCGAGCTGGGCGAGCTGGGCAAGGTCCAGTTCCGCGAC ctgaaCCCCGACGTGAACGTGTTCCACCGTAAATTCGTCAATGAAGTGCGGAGGTGCGAGGAGATGGACCGAAAGCTAC GGTTTGTGGAGAAGGAGattaaaaaggcaaatattCCTATCATGGACACTGGTGAAAACCCGGAGGTGCCTTTTCCACGTGACATGATTGACCTGGAG GCAAACTTTGAGAAAATTGAAAATGAGCTTAAAGAAATCAACACCAACCAGGAGGCTCTGAAGAGAAACTTCTTGGAGCtgacagaattaaaatttatacTGCGTAAAACTCAGCAGTTTTTTGATGAG ATGGCGGATCCAGACCTGTTGGAGGAATCCTCTTCACTGCTGGAGCCGAGCGAGATGGGAAGAGGTGCCCCGCTCCGACTTGG GTTCGTGGCCGGCGTGATCAACCGCGAGCGCATCCCCACGTTCGAGCGGATGCTGTGGCGCGTGTGCCGCGGGAACGTCTTCCTGCGCCAGGCCGAGATCGAGAACCCACTGGAGGACCCCGTCACG GGGGATTATGTGCAGAAGTCTGTATTTATCATCTTCTTCCAAGGTGACCAGCTGAAGAACAGAGTCAAGAAGATCTGTGAAGG GTTCCGAGCCTCCCTCTACCCCTGCCCAGAAACACCTCAGGAGCGGAAGGAAATGGCTTCTGGTGTCAATACCAGAATTGATGATCTTCAGATG GTGCTGAACCAAACTGAGGATCATCGCCAGAGGGTTTTGCAGGCAGCTGCTAAAAACATCCGTGTCTGGTTCATCAAAGTGCGGAAGATGAAGGCGATTTACCACACCCTGAACCTGTGCAACATCGACGTGACACAGAAGTGCTTGATTGCTGAAGTGTGGTGTCCTGTTGCTGACCTCGATTCCATCCAGTTTGCTCTCAGGAGAGGCACT GAGCACAGCGGATCCACTGTCCCATCTATTTTAAACAGGATGCAAACCAATCAGACCCCACCCACATACAACAAAACGAACAAGTTTACTTCTGGCTTTCAAAACATTGTTGATGCTTATGGCATTGGGACATATCGGGAAATAAATCCAG CACCCTATACCATCATCACCTTCCCGTTCCTGTTTGCTGTgatgtttggggattttggcCATGGAATCCTGATGACTCTGATTGCTGTCTGGATGGTGGTGAGGGAAAGCCGGATTCTGTCCCAGAAGAGTGACAATGAG ATGTTCAACATGGTGTTCAGTGGTCGGTACATCATCCTGCTGATGGGGCTGTTCTCCACGTACACGGGCCTCATCTACAACGACTGCTTCTCCAAATCCCTCAACATGTTCGGTTCCTCCTGGAGCGTCCGGCCGATGTTCAATAAAGCCAACTGGTC AgatgctttgctggagaccacccccctgctgcagctggatccTGCTATCCCAGGGGTGTTTGGTGGGCCCTACCCATTTGGCATTGACCCA ATCTGGAATATTGCCAGCAATAAGCTGGCCTTCCTCAATTCCTTTAAGATGAAGATGTCTGTGATTCTTGGCATTTTCCAGATGCTCTTTGGTGTCGCGTTGAGTCTCCTCAACCACAT cTATTTTAAGAAGCCACTGAACATATACCTTGGATTTAtcccagaaattattttcatgtccTCCCTCTTTGGATACCTTGTTATTCTCATCTTTTACAAGTGGACCGCCTACGATGCTCACACATCCAAGGAAGCACCGAGCCTCTTAATCCACTTTATCAACATGTTCCTGTTCTCCTATGAGGACACCAGTAATAAGATGCTTTATAGTGGGCAG AAAGGGCTCCAGTGCTTCCTCGTGGTGGTAGCCTTGCTGTGTGTGCCGTGGATGCTGGTAGCCAAACCCCTGGTCCTTCGCCAGCAGTATTTAAGGAGAAAGCACTTG GGCACGCACAACTTTGGTGGGATCCGGGTGGGCAATGGCCCAACGGAGGAGGATGCTGAGATCATTCAACATGACCAGTTATCTACCCATTctgaggagggggaagag CCTACAGAGGACGAGGTG TTCGACTTCGGGGACACCGTGGTGTACCAGGCCATCCACACCATCGAGTACTGCCTGGGCTGCATCTCCAACACCGCGTCCTACCTGCGGCTCTGGGCCCTCAGCTTGGCCCACGCGC AGCTCTCAGAGGTGCTCTGGACCATGGTGATCCACATTGGCCTCAGCGTGAGGAGCCTGGGGGGAGGCTTGGGCCTCTTCTTCATCTTTGCTGCTTTTGCCACGCTGACAGTGGCCATTCTGCTGGTCATGGAGGGGCTTTCGGCCTTCCTCCACGCTCTGCGCTTGCACTG GATTGAATTCCAGAACAAGTTCTACACTGGCACTGGGTTCAagtttctccctttctcctttgACATCATCCGTGAGGGGAGGTTTGATGACTGA
- the ATP6V0A1 gene encoding V-type proton ATPase 116 kDa subunit a 1 isoform X4, with protein sequence MGELFRSEEMTLAQLFLQSEAAYCCVSELGELGKVQFRDLNPDVNVFHRKFVNEVRRCEEMDRKLRFVEKEIKKANIPIMDTGENPEVPFPRDMIDLEANFEKIENELKEINTNQEALKRNFLELTELKFILRKTQQFFDEMADPDLLEESSSLLEPSEMGRGAPLRLGFVAGVINRERIPTFERMLWRVCRGNVFLRQAEIENPLEDPVTGDYVQKSVFIIFFQGDQLKNRVKKICEGFRASLYPCPETPQERKEMASGVNTRIDDLQMVLNQTEDHRQRVLQAAAKNIRVWFIKVRKMKAIYHTLNLCNIDVTQKCLIAEVWCPVADLDSIQFALRRGTEHSGSTVPSILNRMQTNQTPPTYNKTNKFTSGFQNIVDAYGIGTYREINPAPYTIITFPFLFAVMFGDFGHGILMTLIAVWMVVRESRILSQKSDNEMFNMVFSGRYIILLMGLFSTYTGLIYNDCFSKSLNMFGSSWSVRPMFNKANWSDALLETTPLLQLDPAIPGVFGGPYPFGIDPIWNIASNKLAFLNSFKMKMSVILGIFQMLFGVALSLLNHIYFKKPLNIYLGFIPEIIFMSSLFGYLVILIFYKWTAYDAHTSKEAPSLLIHFINMFLFSYEDTSNKMLYSGQKGLQCFLVVVALLCVPWMLVAKPLVLRQQYLRRKHLGTHNFGGIRVGNGPTEEDAEIIQHDQLSTHSEEGEEFDFGDTVVYQAIHTIEYCLGCISNTASYLRLWALSLAHAQLSEVLWTMVIHIGLSVRSLGGGLGLFFIFAAFATLTVAILLVMEGLSAFLHALRLHWIEFQNKFYTGTGFKFLPFSFDIIREGRFDD encoded by the exons ATGGGGGAGCTGTTCCGCAGCGAGGAGATGACCCTGGCCCAGCTCTTTCTGCAGTCCGAGGCCGCGTACTGCTGTGTCAGCGAGCTGGGCGAGCTGGGCAAGGTCCAGTTCCGCGAC ctgaaCCCCGACGTGAACGTGTTCCACCGTAAATTCGTCAATGAAGTGCGGAGGTGCGAGGAGATGGACCGAAAGCTAC GGTTTGTGGAGAAGGAGattaaaaaggcaaatattCCTATCATGGACACTGGTGAAAACCCGGAGGTGCCTTTTCCACGTGACATGATTGACCTGGAG GCAAACTTTGAGAAAATTGAAAATGAGCTTAAAGAAATCAACACCAACCAGGAGGCTCTGAAGAGAAACTTCTTGGAGCtgacagaattaaaatttatacTGCGTAAAACTCAGCAGTTTTTTGATGAG ATGGCGGATCCAGACCTGTTGGAGGAATCCTCTTCACTGCTGGAGCCGAGCGAGATGGGAAGAGGTGCCCCGCTCCGACTTGG GTTCGTGGCCGGCGTGATCAACCGCGAGCGCATCCCCACGTTCGAGCGGATGCTGTGGCGCGTGTGCCGCGGGAACGTCTTCCTGCGCCAGGCCGAGATCGAGAACCCACTGGAGGACCCCGTCACG GGGGATTATGTGCAGAAGTCTGTATTTATCATCTTCTTCCAAGGTGACCAGCTGAAGAACAGAGTCAAGAAGATCTGTGAAGG GTTCCGAGCCTCCCTCTACCCCTGCCCAGAAACACCTCAGGAGCGGAAGGAAATGGCTTCTGGTGTCAATACCAGAATTGATGATCTTCAGATG GTGCTGAACCAAACTGAGGATCATCGCCAGAGGGTTTTGCAGGCAGCTGCTAAAAACATCCGTGTCTGGTTCATCAAAGTGCGGAAGATGAAGGCGATTTACCACACCCTGAACCTGTGCAACATCGACGTGACACAGAAGTGCTTGATTGCTGAAGTGTGGTGTCCTGTTGCTGACCTCGATTCCATCCAGTTTGCTCTCAGGAGAGGCACT GAGCACAGCGGATCCACTGTCCCATCTATTTTAAACAGGATGCAAACCAATCAGACCCCACCCACATACAACAAAACGAACAAGTTTACTTCTGGCTTTCAAAACATTGTTGATGCTTATGGCATTGGGACATATCGGGAAATAAATCCAG CACCCTATACCATCATCACCTTCCCGTTCCTGTTTGCTGTgatgtttggggattttggcCATGGAATCCTGATGACTCTGATTGCTGTCTGGATGGTGGTGAGGGAAAGCCGGATTCTGTCCCAGAAGAGTGACAATGAG ATGTTCAACATGGTGTTCAGTGGTCGGTACATCATCCTGCTGATGGGGCTGTTCTCCACGTACACGGGCCTCATCTACAACGACTGCTTCTCCAAATCCCTCAACATGTTCGGTTCCTCCTGGAGCGTCCGGCCGATGTTCAATAAAGCCAACTGGTC AgatgctttgctggagaccacccccctgctgcagctggatccTGCTATCCCAGGGGTGTTTGGTGGGCCCTACCCATTTGGCATTGACCCA ATCTGGAATATTGCCAGCAATAAGCTGGCCTTCCTCAATTCCTTTAAGATGAAGATGTCTGTGATTCTTGGCATTTTCCAGATGCTCTTTGGTGTCGCGTTGAGTCTCCTCAACCACAT cTATTTTAAGAAGCCACTGAACATATACCTTGGATTTAtcccagaaattattttcatgtccTCCCTCTTTGGATACCTTGTTATTCTCATCTTTTACAAGTGGACCGCCTACGATGCTCACACATCCAAGGAAGCACCGAGCCTCTTAATCCACTTTATCAACATGTTCCTGTTCTCCTATGAGGACACCAGTAATAAGATGCTTTATAGTGGGCAG AAAGGGCTCCAGTGCTTCCTCGTGGTGGTAGCCTTGCTGTGTGTGCCGTGGATGCTGGTAGCCAAACCCCTGGTCCTTCGCCAGCAGTATTTAAGGAGAAAGCACTTG GGCACGCACAACTTTGGTGGGATCCGGGTGGGCAATGGCCCAACGGAGGAGGATGCTGAGATCATTCAACATGACCAGTTATCTACCCATTctgaggagggggaagag TTCGACTTCGGGGACACCGTGGTGTACCAGGCCATCCACACCATCGAGTACTGCCTGGGCTGCATCTCCAACACCGCGTCCTACCTGCGGCTCTGGGCCCTCAGCTTGGCCCACGCGC AGCTCTCAGAGGTGCTCTGGACCATGGTGATCCACATTGGCCTCAGCGTGAGGAGCCTGGGGGGAGGCTTGGGCCTCTTCTTCATCTTTGCTGCTTTTGCCACGCTGACAGTGGCCATTCTGCTGGTCATGGAGGGGCTTTCGGCCTTCCTCCACGCTCTGCGCTTGCACTG GATTGAATTCCAGAACAAGTTCTACACTGGCACTGGGTTCAagtttctccctttctcctttgACATCATCCGTGAGGGGAGGTTTGATGACTGA